From the Hemicordylus capensis ecotype Gifberg chromosome 1, rHemCap1.1.pri, whole genome shotgun sequence genome, the window CCATATTCCCTGTGAAAATCAGCAATGCCTCTCCCGACCGTCATGATCTTACTGCATGATGAGACTCAGAATTAAGCCCCATTCAGCACCTGCTCCTTTAttccatttctgcctcctcagtcctcactcctTTCTTTCCAAGAGGCTTCTGCAACTTGGGCTTATTCAGAGGCACACAAGTGAACAGGAAACAACTGAGACAAGGGGCAGAAGCCTATTTAAGGATTTCCTTTAAGGGACGGAAGTCCTGGGAAGCCTCCAGAGTGCCCTGCCTGGATATTCTGGCTCTGCCCTTGCATTTTAACTCCCAAATTGCACCACAAAGAGGGTGTGGAAAAAGACAAGAGGGCATCATTGGAATTACTGGAAAGTGCTGGGTTGCTCTCCCCTCCGTGTCATCTGGATCCCCTGAAAACACTGAGTGGAGGAAATGTGTGCCTCTGGGACGAAATGACTGGAGCAGAAGCAGCCACGGAGTCCAGAACAATTTCCATGGTGGCCTACGGATCCCACCCCTTTTGATTCCATCCCCTTTTCAGTTCCGCCCTCTCTCTGTGCACTAGCAGAATGCTATGCAGGGTGGGAAGGTCCTCAATTCTTCTCCATTCAGAGCCACCGTGGGATGGGTGCTGGACCCTATCAGAATGTCTTCTCTTACCTAACTGCTTGACTCTCTTGCAACTTCAGAGAGCCAACAATCAGGATGAGGATGTCCATTTCCTGGCTGTCATCTGTGCTTGCTGCAAGGCTTCATATAAGAGCGGCCAGGAGAGTCTGGATCTCTGCTTGGAAGGTTGTGTGAGGTTGGAAGGAAAGCTCAAGAGTGGGCTGAAATAGCCACACTAGGAAGCATCATGAATTGATGCTTCTCTGCTTTGTTTTGGCCCTTGGTCTTTCTCAGGTGGTGATGGAGAAGTCCCCTGTGCAGTCTGGGCCTACCATTCTCCTGCTTTATGCCATGGCTGCCGTCTCCTGCCTCAGGTATCttttctgggagaagggggatctcTCTTCACAATAAGCCAAGATGGCTGGCAAAAAGGGGTGCAGTGAAAGTGGCGAGTGAGGGGAGAAAACCTTCAGACTTGCACAAAAGACACCAGAGCAGTTAAAATAAAGGGGAGAGACACGGGCAGAAAAGGAAATGGAAATTGCCTATAAAAAAGAAGGGGTCTTCCCTTTGGCCCACAACACTATCAGTACAAGTGGCTGGGAAAAGAACGGGGATGTATTGGCTCTGTGATGGGCCCCAGAGGAGTTTTGATTCCTCTGGAAGCTGCTGAAAATCAAGGATTTTTTATTGCTGGACATACAgtaattcgggctaagccagaatgcggaGCCATTATTCGGGAGGCAACAGAGTCGTGTCTGAACTGACCCGATAGCCTGCaacgactttggggtaaatccagttgatatgtggactcacgctctctattctggaggatattcaaactaaaagccatgtgtgtaaaagctccaggtaggacttgggggggagcaaggtgaggcagcaatttgcacctcacctcaggctccCAAATGCCTTGGGCTGCACCTGAGGATgacagcctctcccccaccctgcataaCTTAACTTCCCCCCTACCCTGCCAGCAAAATCAAGCCTCCAACTGACCCAGAACTAGAGTCTGCGATCCTGCACTTCGCTGTTCGTGGGCTCATAACAGTGCAAGCAGGAAATGTCCACAAACAGGTACATTCTTATGGAATTCATCAAACACACCTCCTGGAGCCATGATTGTTAATTCCCTGAGATACCTTCTATCTTCAGGGGTGCAAAGGGAAAAAAAGCAGAGGAGGTGATTCACGGGTGCTGACACAGTCTCTTTCCATCTCCTTCATTGCATGGCTTGTGGGCCGCTGGTGGCCTCGACTTCCCTGTCCTCACCCCTCGGCCGACGAGGCCCATGCTCCCCCATGCCTTCTGCTGTGCCTTCTGAGTAGCAGCGAGAGACGGGAAAGACAGGAAGGTGCCTGGAGAGCCCCCTCAGTGTGCACACTCCCCGCTCGCCACTGGGTCACATGCTGCTAGGGGTGCGGGCACTGGACCAATCACAGGCCTGTGGCAGAAGGCAGAAGGAGATGTGGAAGTGGCAGCAGAATGGGCGAGTGCCGGCAGCCTCTGCCGCATAACCAGTGAAGGTCACTGGTCTATTTTCTCATCCATTGAATGGCTTTGATGGAAGGCTCTCGCCTTGACTGTGCTGAGCTCCTCTTTGTTGACATGCTGGAGGGCGGGGCCTGGGGGGAGTGCCGCAAttacacactggctctctcttttctttcaggcTCTGCACAAACTCGCAGCAGACAATCTGGAGCTGATGCTGAGGGGGTTTTTGTCAGAGGCCCCAACCACACAGCATCTCTTGTCCCTCCTGGAGGTAAGAACATTGAAGAGGTGGTGAGGTGGGAAGGAGAGCCCAGCAGGGAGAGATGGACACCTGGGCCACATGTAGTCAGCGGGAATGCCCACCATGCACCACTGTGgctcttctgtgattggcagcccaACGGAAAAGGCAGGAACATCATGCGCAATCTCATACAACATGCTGTTGAACAGCATCACATATGCTCTACACATCTCTGAATAAAAGCTTGATCAGGAACAGTATCCCCAAATCAAAGAGACGCAGGAGAGAAACAACTGAGCAGACTCACCTGTTCCATCCTAGAGATCTCTGGGAAGCCACTCACTTCCTCTCCTGGACACAAAGGGCTAGACTATACATGCACAGATTCAAGAGGTAAAGCTTCTCCTTGAAAGCACCACTTTAGGGAGCAGGTGGCTGAGCAGATACTTAAATGCTCCCTGTGGCAAATCAGTACTGCCCTTGACCCTGGCTCCCCCCAAAAGGATTCTCAACTTGACTCTTAGCCAATATAAGGGCATAGGGGAAGAACTGCCACCAGCTCTGTGAAGAAATTCTGCTATACGTGTACAGGAGTGGCTGGAGGAATAGTTTCAAATCCAGGCAAAGGGGCATGAGAAAGCTAGATAGGTCCCTCACAGGTGCATCACACAGGCTTCCGACACCTCAGTATGAGCAGTTGACAGATTCCCACAGAAAAACAGAGGAGAGGTGAGAATGGGAGGAAATCTGACTCCTTCTTTCCAGACCAGAGGCTTCACAGGAGTTCCTGACTAAGTCCATGCGGGAGGCAGTTGTGTGATGAGGCCCGGGGATAGTCAAGAGTTCAGAAGGCGTGACAGAGACAAAAGGGACTTCAAAACTGGACTAATCCTCATGCTCCTCTTTAACAATAACAATGTTTTAAAGGATTCCATAGGGATAAAAATGAAAGGCAATAGTCCATAGGCATAGACAAAATAGGTTAGGAGGAGGGTTCAGCCCAGGATTATCCCTGACATCAGGGGTCTCTGGCTCCCAAGAGATGAAGGGTGGCAGTCCATCTTACAGTGGTGGATTGGCAGACAAGCAGACTGGCTGCCTCCACAGACCTGCCACTGCCTTCAGCCACTACAGCTCTCCTCGACCTGTCAttgtctccccaccccaacaTTCCTTTGCCAGTTACTGCTACTGCCCTTCCACATTttccctccttgccacatccgATGCTCTGCCTTTTGCAAAAGGCAACCTCTGGGAATTTttggacaacacacacacacacacacacacacgcacacaccgcGGCGAAACACTCAATTGTACTTTAAATGGGCAAGGGTAATCAAGGGCCAGCAAGAGGAATGAACAGTATGAACCCCTGAAACCACCCGATTCCCCCCCAAAACCCATGTGGACGGATACTTGGTTTGCGGTTGGTGAGTCCGGACACCATTTCCCAGTCGCAGAGACTGAAACTGCGGGAACCGTTGGGAAtactgcagttggcaagggatgactgcacTAGTATAGGCTGGGAACTAGTATAGAGCAAAAGGAAGTTAGAATTTGTGATGGTtgaaagcaacattaaaaaacacaaaaactaaaaaaaaatgattgattgatttgatttatataccgccctcccagaaatggctcagggctgtttacatcaaaatcaaaacaaataaaatcaattaacaattaaaatcaaaactaaatcaattaaccaatggaaattatttaaacattaaaatagtttaaaaccaacattacaaatttaaaaccatagatctCATTAGATTATATAATATCTATAGAAAGCAAATGAAACTAGAGAAGTTTACTCTTCTGGCAATATACCTGTAGGTATCAAGTTCATCCTGTCACCAACCCCTTgccaagacagagaggaaaatgcaCCCCCTTGGAGGGACCTACTTGTCTATTCGCGTTAGGAAGGGAAGAGATGACTGGTCTACCCAACCCAGGAATATCAATTGCCAATGAAAGAAGGGGAAGGGCTGACAAAGAAATGTCGATGACAGAGATCCCTCTCATTTTCCTTCCTGCTAGAACTCTGCAGAACTCCCCAGTTTGGGCCACAATGTGCCCAAACTGGGAATCTGCATTATGGATTCCAGGAGGGATGTGAGCCGatacgccagggagggaatctaccGGCTCCTAGAGGTGCTTCTCCACCACAAAGGTAAGGAAGCTGGTGAGACCAACACTGCTTTCTAGATTATTATGTGTTCTATAACAAATGCCTTAGTTTCAAATACCAGTAAATAAGATTATAGCCCCTGGTCTTTTGGCTTCGTCCATTTATATCTACTGATTTCAGCCGAGTCCCTTGAAAGGTGCTTCAATAAGGATGTGTCCTCCACAAAGATGACTCTACTAGTGAGTGACCAGCAGCTGATTCAGCTGGATTTCCTCATCTCCCCTTCTCCACTAGACCCCATCCCATAAGCAAACATGGAGACAATGAGTATACAGGCCCTCTCataaaccagactcgaacctctTATTTCTCAAGTCTGGCTTCGGACCACTGCTGCAATGAGCAATTCCTCTTGGGGGGGGAATCCAGAAAAACTTCCAGCCATTCTGTCAGAAACCCCCTATGTCATCAGGATGTATAACTATTTAGCCCCTGATGTTTCCTTCTCAGGCCAGAGCAGCAAAGAAGCTGGGGAGCTGTGGAGCCGGAGATGGCAGCAGGATGAGAGAATTCTGGCCTATCTCAACAcagccagagttggggaggtaaGAAGATCCCTCTGTGTGGCTCCCTTGGGTTCCAGAATGGCCCGTTGTCCCTCCTTTTGAGAGTGTGAGATGGGCAGAGGCGTCCTCATCACTTTCTGCATTCAAGAAGTGCCAGAATCAGCATTAGGACATCTTGACAGAACACTCTCCAGAGACACAACGGGCTAAATAACTGCAGAGCATGTTAGTTCATGGAAACGCAACTTTCAACCTGCTGTAGTGGCATGACACCTTGATAAGATAATGATGATTAATTTGGAATATCTACATCTATCAATGCACATGGTCCTTTACTGAGTAGCCTgagcagaagagcaggtccttccccaagcagcttgtcatcTCAATTCTGACTGTGGAGGAgatcaaagaaggaaggaatgaagAGGGAGAATAGGAGAAGCAGTGCGTATGAGCTGAATGCATGTGAATCAAGTTGCACATCTTTGGGCTTCAGGGGAATTAATTGAGGCTGATTCTTGATTTTAGGTTTTCGGGGAGATCTTTAACAAAGATCAGCGAAGATCCTTCCTGAGGACCACTCTTTGGGCCATTGATCATCCCCTCCACAGGATTAAAGAGGCTGGTCTGATTCTGCTGTACTCCCTCCTGGGCAAGGCCGATGCACTGATGGGGCATGAGGTGAGCCACTGGTTAAGCtgcatggcagtgggggtgggggatggcacACAGCCCCAGCCCTTTCCTGTAATCAAAAAGGGCCTCTGATTCTGGCGGGGTGGGCATTTTCCCCATCTCCACAGGAGGAGGAAATCAGGAGGAAAATCTGGTGTCGTCTCCGctaatttaaaaagagcaaagggcTGCCTGAAGAACTCCAAGGTCTTTATAAAAACCAAGGTAATCTCTATTTCCAAGGAATTGGGGAGGGGAGAACCACATCCCTGGAGCCACAGTGCAAGTACTTTCACCCACCGAAACCCATCCCCTGTACCATAGCTGGTTTTAGGAGTTAAAGGTCCCAAACATATTGCTGTAATGTGTGTGACCCGGACTTCCCAAGGGGTCATGTCTTGATTAGTCAGAAAACCTTATCCAAGTTCTTGCATTAAGTCATTGCTTTTAAggccacatgcacatgtgcagtgcatcCTGGGAAGATGGAACTTTTGGGAGAGAAATTCCTATAGTTCCTTGCTTTTTCAGGGGCTACAGGCTCAAGGCAACATCCAAGGACCTCAAATCTAAATCTAGTAATCCTATTGTGAATGTCACCCTCCTAGtcaccctctcctcctgctgccaggacCCAGAAATTCAATGTGGACCTAATGCAGAATTCGGGCGGAATTTATGAACGTGGATGCTTATCTAGAAAATGAATCCACTAATGCGGGATTATTTTCAGAGCCAATTTTCAGCGGCCCACCTAACTTCCATGGCACTTAATACAAGCTACACCTATGACTTGCTTTCTAGCTGCATCTTTTATATGCTGTGGCCTCAAATGATTACTACCACAGGACTATTCTAGAAAAAAATACCAGCCATGACATAGGTCCAACAGGGTTCTTTCTGCGAAAGAACCTACTGCTTTGGAAGCAGACGGTACTATTTGCTTTGAGAGCCTGAATGCTAACACCAGCTCCACATACAACTCCTCCACTTATTACATTAGGAGTTCTACAGCGATTCCCATCCCTAACACTTTCCTTAGTCAAATGGTGCTGGCATCATtatatttttccttctcttctcttccattCAGGTGACTTACTGATGGACCTTGGCAGTGTAGCTAAGCCGACTACCCTCCCATGAaaccttcttccttccctcccatgacacctttccttcctttccataTGAAACACTCATACTTGAACGATACATCCTTCCACCCTAAACATATCAAGAGAAAGATCACATATCATCTGAATTAAATGTATCAGTCATCATGATCAAAATTCTTCAAAGGAATCAGGAAACTGAAATGACACCTTTGAAAATGTGGATACCCTCAAAGATTACAACATTAATAGGACATCAGCCATATCAAGGGATTCTCTACAGAGGCAAAATATGCAAAAAGAAGAGAGGGTCCCATTTTGGTAGACTTTCATCCTGCCTCACCAGACTATCACCAGGCAGTAGAAAGACAGCCACTACCCTGAGAGCTTTTCCCAGAAgttcagaatttgcttacagcTAAAGCTGTTGCTTTCCATCAACCACCTAATCTGTACAGGCAATTACTGAGAGTTGTCCAAAAATCACTCATCAGCAATCCTGGATCACATCACTGTCAATCCAGCCACTTCATTACTTTCACTTTTCTAAGGGATATCATCACTTTTAGCAGTACCACTACCAAGAAAACCTATTATATCTGGGGGAAACTCACCTATACATCCACCTGTCGTATATATTAAAGAGTGCAAACATCCATATTGCCATATGCGCTATGAAGGCAAAACATCCTCAGACCTGAAGCCATCTTTCAGGAACCATAAATCTGCCATCTCAACAAAGAACAACCTATGGGCAGATATTTCAGCTCAGGTCACCATAGCCTCAATGATATGGAGATCTAAGAGCACCTTTCATCCATCTGCAACATCTGGCCATCACTCTTTTCTTGTCACTTGCCCTTGGACTCTGCTAACATGACATTCTTCATTGCCATCTTATGAACTGtatgtgctcacacacatcatGATGAACGATAATGGGAGGAGCCACCATGGGACATCCACACCTACAGCTTCTCTTGCTGCATCAATTTCCCTTTGTTCCATCCACACAGGAGTCTTTTTGCCAGGAAGTACTGCAGGTATAGGCAATATCAGTAATTCAAGCacccagaaagaaagaagagaaaaattgattagttaaataataataattaattaaatagatttttttaaaggctgtcgCATAATAAAGAAATACTCAAACCCACTGAAATAAAACCTTCATAGAGTATCCACATAAGAAATCCACAACTTAATGGTCCGCATACAAAACAGATCAATAAAATCAATGAATGTAAATTTCCCCACTCCAATTTTTTTTATTCAGAATTATTCTGAAGCTTTCAGAATCCTGAGTCTAACAGAAAgagatgaattttaaaaaacttacaaTGTTCTCCAGTGCtaaatttttaaaagggttaTAAAAAGTCATAAATCTTCTAATATTTTCTGTCCCAGCAGCTCTGAAtagcaaatttaaaaaatccatgtAGAATACTGAATGATATAAGTAATGAGTACAAATTCCATTAATAATGCTATTTATTAAGCTAATGGAGGGATAGAGTCTAAGATAGACAAAAAGAATCCACGAATCTAGAAAAATGCCAGAAATGTTCAATGTCTTTTAAAATCCTTACTCTGATAACACAAAGACATAAAAAAGCTTCAGTGAAAAGCTATAAATTCCATTCAGACACACCTATCTCTCCAGTCATAGTTTCATTCTGTGAATAGCAGATGAAGGAATTTGGACAAAATTTCCAATCAGGGTTTCAATACTGAGTAGTATAGGCAATGAATGCAAGCTCCATTAGTGGTGCTAAACTAATAGacggcagggggggggggactaaaaaTCGAGAAAagattagaaaaattcaaagtctttaaagaagcatAATTCTAATAAGAAAAGATCTAGAAAAAGAAAAGCTCCTGCCAGCAGACTTCCCCAATGAAAGCTGTAAATTTCGTCACCATAGGTTCAGTGCTGGTAGTGAAAGCTCTAAAGTGAGAATGTAGTTATCTGGTCATAAAACCCTTCATAATGCAAACCAAATAAAGCAGGAGGATCCCTCAAGCAGAACTAATTAATCCCTTCCTACTGGCTCTCTTCTCAATACACAATACAGCATAGTTGCCTCCTAAAAAGTCCATGGGAGGTTCAAAAATGATGGAAACACGGAGACTGAGGAACAAAAATGCAAGGAATCCTGTTAGTACTTATAAGCTCAAAAGGTATTCTCAATTGTGGGAGTGTCATTTAAAACAAAAGGGATAGCGACAAAAATAGATCTAAAGTCTAatgaaaaagattttaaaaatggattttgaaCTTCCCATTCGACTGTCCAGATAATCCAAGGGCTTAGGAAAGAAGAAAGTTAATTATTAGAGAGGAAGAAACTGACCATGCGAAGACATGAAGTATGGATATTTTAAACCCAGAGCCAAGACAAAATTCCCAACCCATGCACACCAAATACGAGACGTTTTGGCAAATGTTCATGACTGGCATCTAGAACCTATTATATAAAAAAGAGATGAACAACAGGGAGGAATTTGAGAGAAGGGGGAAAAGTTAATTTAAAGAGAAGAGGAGATCTTATGAAATACTAAAATGAAATTCCTCAatgaaaaatcaaacaaacaaactgcatcTGGAACTCTCAATCTTCTGAAAACCAAACACATCTTCAGTGCCATAATCTCATGCAATACCATCCAATTAAACTTCAGTTTTAACCCATGATTtgaaaaaaatagagaaaaaacAATACCCTTTAGTATAAAGATTTTCCTCTTCACAAGAATTTTTGATAACAGCTGTTAAATTAACAGGGAATCCATAAAACCAATTCTTCATATTGGAAAAGACTAATTACACATACAGGCCAAAAACATAGCAGTAATTATAATTATAGATGAAACGTATAAATGTATAAATTAATTTCCCTAGTCTCTATAATACTTTTGGAAACTGCAATAACAGGGAATCCAATGGGGGAAAATTAATCAGCTTTCAGTAAAATCTATCTCTTATAAGTAAGTTCAACCTAATAGCTTCAACAGATAAATTCACCTATATGCCTTTAAACACAGATTTCCATATTCACCAATATCATACATTTGCTATTTCATCAGAGGGAATAAATTGAATATGTTCATATTAaataatagcacttagcaatagcaatagcacttacatttatataccgctctatagccggagctctctaagcggtttacaatgatttagcatattgcccccaacattctgggtactcattttaccgacctcggaaggatggaaggctgagtcaaccttgagcccctggtcaggatcgaacttgtaaccttctggttacagggcggcagttttaccactgctccaccaggggctctaaataAGCATATAATAATAGCTAAAATAACAAACTAAACATATTAGTATAAATTGTGATAATCTAAATGTATACATTTTTATCTTGAAATAAACCAATAGGAattaaaaattagggatgtgcacaaaaccggtttgcccggttcggttcaaattcgaacgaGGTTAGAACCAGGagagggtggtttggttttggttttgctcaaacctccccctggttcggtttgaatttgaacaattttgaactggtttggacatcgaAAAATTGGttggatggtagctggcacccaggggtacctaccacccaaaccccaaagcaatcggacactcgtacgattttttatgaatttttgaattttatttttatttttttctcatagggtataatgggactcgaatgagcccattattccttattgtggagcaaccatgggtgccaacaaccacgcaAACCCCGaggcaattggacacccctaagatttttttatgaatatttgaaatatttttaattatttttctcatagggtataatgggacccaaaccagcccatatcccctattgtggagcacctaggggcacaataGTGGGGTTcatggtagacaaccaggggtgcctactatccacaaagttccaaggcaatcagacactcctctgattactggtgaattttaaaattattttggaattcctcatagagaataatgaggattgcagcaaatgtatagcttcacgtcggggataaaggggtgtcctagagtggagtgtggcgggtggtagttcccaaggtgggcaaggaagctattggaattatttgaaaggaattgggcagaaggctgatttttaagtgatttttgaagtttatgcaactttaagggttttctccataaagaagcatggaggtgtcagcaaatgtatagcttcaggtcggggcggggggaggggtgtccaagagcagagtgtggtgggtggtagtgcccaagggggcccaggaagctatcagaattatttgaaaggaattgggcaaagggctgatttttaagtgatttttgaagtttatgtgtctttaaggttagcagatgagagtggattcatggtttgtcattgaaaatctcatatgctaccaaagaatctacactcagaatacttccgaaacaacaaaacccagtaccccatgggttagcaacccatggaggtggttggcaccctctctctgggccaccccagcacccccaagtgcagttatggggctgctgaaacctgaattcttccctatggagaaaaaccttaaagccacttgtgaggtgctggggtggcccagagtgagtggtggtctagtgcaaagagggtgccaaccacccccatgggttgctaacccatggggtactgggttttgttgtttctgaagtgttctgagtgtacattctttggtagcatatgagattttcaatgacaaactgaatccactctcattgctaaccttaaagacacataaacttcaaaaatcagccctttgcccaattcctttcaaataattctgatagctacctggccccccttgggcactaccaccaccacactctgctcttggacaccccttttcccccgacatgaagctatacatttgctgacacctccatgcttctttatggagaaaaaccttaaagtcacgtaaacttcaaaaatcactttaaaatcagccctttgcccaattcctttcaaataattctgatagcttccttgcccaccttgggaactaccacccgccacactccactctaggacacccctttctccctgacgtgaagctatacatttgctgcaatcctcattattctctatgaggaattccaaaataattttaaaattcaccagtaatcagaggagtgtctgattgccttggaactttgtggatagtaggcacccctggttgtctaccatgaaccccacctttgtgcccctaggtgctccacaataggggatatgggctgatttgggccccattataccctatgagaaaaataataaaaatatttcaaatattcataaaaaatcataggggtgtccaattgcttcaggatttcaatggttgttggcacccatggttgctccacaataaggaataatgggctggttcgagtcccattatacctaagaaaaaaataaaaataaatttcaaaaattcattaaaaaccgtacgagtgtccaattgcttttgggtttgggtggcaggtacccctgggtgccagctatcatcctaccaattttttgatgtctgaaccagttcaaaccagttcaaaccggttcaaatcaaaccacccccatcAAGGGACTACAATTCTCAGGTATCATTTACTTTCCAACATCAAAGCAAAATAGTAAAGAGTCCCAGAAAAAATCACATCAAATAAGTAGATACTATTAAGAGTCTTTCGTAGTCCATCAAGGGGTTAACTTGAAAGTCTTCAAAACATTCCAGGTAGAAAGATAAGAGGAAACTCTGCTGGGAGACTAAACACTGCCGGAACTAGCTCCATATGAAAGAAAGCTTGCGCATGGGAAAGTGTGTTATCAGGTTACGTGTAGTAAATATAAAAAGTCTTAGGTCTTCTATTTGTGATTATTCCTATTTCAAATGTTGACTTTCAGGCCAGATTTCTGAATAGGATTTGCAATGCTGGGTAATATTTATACTCCATCAGTGGTGGTAGAAGGTATTCATCCAATTAGTCAACAGCAGAAAATAAAGAGAGTCCAAAATTCCCAAAGGATGCCGTAACGTTCAGagttttttcttttcccctgttTTTCCATCACCATAATCCATAATATAATGAAAAGGAGGCATCAAAAGCTCAGAAATTAAGAATCCCCTTTCCATTTGTCTCTACAGTCCCAACTTCAATAATGTTGCTAAAAgttccaggcagcaagcaagagACATAAACATAATTGTACCACAAGTGAGCTTCTGTATTCAAACTTCCATATACATACTGTATtcaaacctttaaaaacaaaaaaccctcattCATTTATCTATTCCATCCCAACTTCAATAATGCTACTAAATGTTCGAAACAGAGAGTGCCACACAAAGAGCAAAGAACTTAATtaccagccataaaacacttttatCAGTGCCGGAATTCCAGTGCTGTGATTAGAGTTCAAAATGAGAGTAATTAGTAACTAGAGCATCAAACGCTTTGCAAAACCA encodes:
- the LOC128340228 gene encoding uncharacterized protein LOC128340228 isoform X3; protein product: MAAVSCLSKIKPPTDPELESAILHFAVRGLITVQAGNVHKQALHKLAADNLELMLRGFLSEAPTTQHLLSLLENSAELPSLGHNVPKLGICIMDSRRDVSRYAREGIYRLLEVLLHHKGQSSKEAGELWSRRWQQDERILAYLNTARVGEVFGEIFNKDQRRSFLRTTLWAIDHPLHRIKEAGLILLYSLLGKADALMGHEEEEIRRKIWCRLR
- the LOC128340228 gene encoding uncharacterized protein LOC128340228 isoform X2; the protein is MHCTLISSDESELEDLKLGEELMVDRSTQMVWEDLSDTERQSSRALGNQSGDSSVSSMHCSLFSSSSYQSEVEDCKVDEELIKIIHRHMEDREEALHKLAADNLELMLRGFLSEAPTTQHLLSLLENSAELPSLGHNVPKLGICIMDSRRDVSRYAREGIYRLLEVLLHHKGQSSKEAGELWSRRWQQDERILAYLNTARVGEVFGEIFNKDQRRSFLRTTLWAIDHPLHRIKEAGLILLYSLLGKADALMGHEEEEIRRKIWCRLR
- the LOC128340228 gene encoding uncharacterized protein LOC128340228 isoform X1 produces the protein MAAYPKSWHLIACCRKPRDHQDPERQGSFGISTPSAPPRTKWYHLCRRREAFAVKDGRDAHKNRQSSRAFGNQSGDSLVSSMHCTLISSDESELEDLKLGEELMVDRSTQMVWEDLSDTERQSSRALGNQSGDSSVSSMHCSLFSSSSYQSEVEDCKVDEELIKIIHRHMEDREEALHKLAADNLELMLRGFLSEAPTTQHLLSLLENSAELPSLGHNVPKLGICIMDSRRDVSRYAREGIYRLLEVLLHHKGQSSKEAGELWSRRWQQDERILAYLNTARVGEVFGEIFNKDQRRSFLRTTLWAIDHPLHRIKEAGLILLYSLLGKADALMGHEEEEIRRKIWCRLR